Proteins from one Cryptomeria japonica chromosome 4, Sugi_1.0, whole genome shotgun sequence genomic window:
- the LOC131045399 gene encoding U-box domain-containing protein 33-like — translation MRTVVGSRRPQIETVLENEEIVRGESVPVLAAEKIYVAVGKDLHESASALKWALKNLQAAPIVLLHVYVPPPFIPSGTGNMPVNQVWREVKEAYEKNEKRDTDNCMNKYLQVKADTLIVSKLDVSKGIVEEVWKRGITKLVMGKTSTRGGLSKRLKIQGPGKADYIRKHAINSCDVLIVCKDKLVSEGKGCAVENEDFSRSFSLEPNLQRCLSRSSETSPNFPLAGDSPAASSEDVNDVQSESQLSPEESTEIEILKFQLMEALEVAENAKRELERETIQRMKAQAAAMKTNRKLKDYEGALEEAMEEKESAILESKLKEDKWRSLVNQFSNERDEAFHEIEVAREKFAAMEKQNHRLLQEKEAQIKQLQDSLRSRPALNLGVGGYGNLFRGKIGQTRVAVKTLRKDSLQCWQEFQREVNILRGIQHPNLVTILGNCFE, via the exons ATGAGAACTGTTGTTGGAAGCCGACGCCCTCAGATTGAAACAGTcctagaaaatgaagaaattgtcaGAGGAGAAAGTGTTCCTGTACTTGCGGCTGAGAAAATTTATGTCGCCGTTGGAAAGGATTTGCATGAGAGCGCCTCTGCACTCAAATGGGCGCTCAAAAACTTACAAGCAGCGCCAATAGTCCTCCTTCATGTTTATGTTCCACCTCCCTTTATACCTTCCGGAA CGGGGAATATGCCTGTAAATCAAGTATGGAGAGAAGTGAAGGAGGCCTACGAGAAGAATGAAAAGAGGGACACTGACAATTGCATGAACAAATATTTACAG GTGAAAGCAGATACTTTGATTGTTTCCAAACTTGATGTTTCCAAAGGAatagttgaagaagtttggaagaGAGGTATCACGAAACTTGTCATGGGAAAAACTTCCACACGAGGTGGCCTGTCTAA gAGGCTGAAGATTCAAGGGCCAGGGAAAGCGGATTATATCCGAAAGCACGCGATCAACTCCTGCGACGTGTTGATCGTATGTAAAGATAAGCTTGTGTCAGAGGGGAAAGGTTGTGCTGTGGAAAACG AGGATTTTAGCCGATCTTTCTCATTGGAGCCAAACCTCCAACGATGCTTGAGCCGCTCCAGTGAAACTTCCCCTAATTTTCCACTGGCTGGAGATTCTCCGGCAGCTTCGTCAGAGGATGTGAATGATGTCCAGTCTGAGTCTCAATTATCTCCA GAGGAGAGTACAGAAATCGAAATCCTCAAATTTCAGTTAATGGAGGCGTTAGAGGTGGCAGAGAATgcaaaaagagaattggaaagggagaCCATACAACGGATGAAAGCACAGGCGGCTGCCATGAAAACAAATCGCAAG CTTAAAGATTATGAAGGCGCCCTGGAAGAAGCTATGGAAGAGAAGGAAAGCGCGATATTAGAatcaaaacttaaagaagacaAGTGGAGATCACTGGTTAACCAGTTTTCAAATGAACGGGACGAAGCTTTCCATGAAATCGAAGTAGCACGGGAGAAGTTCGCAGCGATGGAGAAGCAAAACCACCGCCTTTTGCAAGAAAAGGAGGCTCAAATTAAGCAACTTCAAGACTCCTTGCGTTCTCGGCCTGC TTTAAATCTCGGAGTCGGTGGCTACGGCAACCTTTTCAGAGGCAAAATAGGACAAACAAGGGTTGCAGTCAAAACCCTCAGGAAGGACAGTTTACAGTGCTGGCAGGAGTTCCAACGCGAG GTCAATATTTTAAGAGGCATTCAACATCCGAATTTGGTGACTATTTTAGGAAACTGCTTCGAGTGA